One Burkholderia sp. 9120 DNA window includes the following coding sequences:
- the greA gene encoding transcription elongation factor GreA, translating into MSTVPLTKRGAEMLRDELQRLKSVERPAVIKSISEARAQGDLSENSEYDAAKEKQGFIEGRIAEIESKLAGAQVIDPALVDADGRVVFGATVELEDLDSGAPVKYQIVGDDEADIDHGLISISSPIARALIGKSEGDVASVQAPSGVREYEIIAVSYV; encoded by the coding sequence GCACTGTTCCATTGACGAAGCGCGGCGCGGAAATGTTGCGCGATGAGTTGCAGCGCCTGAAATCGGTTGAGCGTCCGGCGGTGATCAAATCGATCTCCGAAGCGCGTGCCCAGGGCGATCTGTCGGAAAACTCGGAATACGACGCGGCGAAGGAAAAGCAGGGTTTTATCGAAGGCCGCATTGCCGAGATCGAATCGAAGCTGGCCGGTGCGCAAGTCATCGATCCGGCGTTGGTTGACGCGGACGGCCGCGTGGTGTTTGGCGCGACGGTCGAGCTCGAAGACCTGGACTCGGGCGCGCCGGTCAAGTATCAGATCGTCGGCGACGACGAAGCGGACATCGACCACGGCCTGATCTCGATCAGCTCGCCGATCGCGCGTGCATTGATCGGTAAGTCCGAAGGCGACGTGGCCTCGGTGCAGGCGCCTAGCGGCGTGCGCGAATACGAAATCATCGCGGTGAGCTACGTTTGA